The following are from one region of the Arachis duranensis cultivar V14167 chromosome 10, aradu.V14167.gnm2.J7QH, whole genome shotgun sequence genome:
- the LOC107469645 gene encoding transcription factor KUA1-like, with the protein MVERDLQQLMEEKEVIHWNPEEREQFLKGIEKYGKGKYKRISREFVPSKTPKQVASHAQKYLLKQQEQSEENTNKRRCNNIHDMNNASNVGETEPNKLEKTLTIREPQVQHGTIDQHNDVEPIISLESANNNQFEVIPNSGNLHSDDPYECDQCFREALESLVAQGVTFDGNSWCIPPHTIIPRILL; encoded by the exons ATGGTAGAAAGAGACCTGCAACAGCTAATGGAAGAGAAGGAGGTTATCCATTGGAACCCAGAAGAACGCGA GCAATTTTTGAAAGGAATTGAAAAATATGGTAAAGGAAAGTATAAAAGAATATCTCGCGAGTTTGTACCGTCGAAGACTCCAAAGCAAGTTGCCAGTCATGCTCAAAAGTACCTTTTAAAACAACAAGAACAATCTGAAGAAAACACTAATAAAAGAAGGTGCAATAATATCCATGATATGAATAATGCTTCCAATGTTGGAGAAACTGAACCAAACAAGTTGGAGAAGACATTGACCATTAGGGAGCCACAAGTGCAACATGGTACCATTGATCAGCACAATGATGTAGAGCCAATAATAAGTTTGGAGAGTGCCAACAATAATCAATTTGAGGTCATTCCGAATTCTGGTAATTTGCATAGCGATGATCCTTATGAATGTGATCAGTGTTTCCGTGAGGCTTTAGAGAGCTTAGTTGCTCAGGGTGTGACCTTTGACGGTAATTCTTGGTGCATACCACCCCATACAATAATTCCGAGGATTCTTTTATAA
- the LOC107469652 gene encoding coronatine-insensitive protein 1 encodes MADSLVRSGAKPKTCHIDAAMECVVRYIDDPKDRSAVSLVCRRWHQLDSLTRKHVTVAFCYTTTPERLRRRFPRLESLKLKGKPRAAMFNLIPEDWGGHVTPWVREISEGFEFLKSVHFRRMIVRDSDLELLARSRGHVLEALKLDKCSGFSTDGLLFVTRFCRNLRVLFLEESTIVEKDCEWLHELALNNTVLETLNFYLTDIAAVKFQDLELIAKNCPNLVSVKITDSEVLDLVNFFCYASALEEFSGGSYNCEPDKYNAVVLPEKLHRLGLTYIGGNELPVVFRCASGLTKLDLLYSFLDSEDHCMLIERCPNLEVLESRNVIGDRGLEVLARCCKRFKRLRIERDSDEVGTSVTHKGLIALSQGCPELEYLAVYVSDMTNACLEHIGTHSKNLYDFRLVLLDHREKITDLPLDNGVRALLMGCDKLIRFALYLRPGGLTDKGLGYIGKYSQNVRWMLLGYLGESDAGLLEFSKGCPNLQKLEMRGCYHFSERALAAAATQLASLRYLWVQGCGQSTSRGDLVAMARPFWNIELIPSRRVIANDESRGPVAVEHPAHILAYYSLAGQRSDFPDSVVPLDSTTRV; translated from the exons ATGGCTGATAGTTTGGTCAGATCCGGAGCGAAACCCAAGACCTGCCACATCGACGCTGCCATGGAATGCGTCGTTCGCTACATCGACGACCCCAAAGACCGCAGCGCCGTCTCCCTTGTCTGTCGTCGATGGCACCAGCTCGATTCTCTTACACGCAAGCACGTCACCGTCGCCTTCTGCTACACCACCACTCCGGAGCGCCTTAGGCGGCGGTTCCCACGGCTGGAGTCCCTGAAGCTGAAGGGGAAGCCGAGGGCGGCGATGTTCAACCTCATACCGGAGGATTGGGGTGGTCACGTGACACCTTGGGTGAGGGAAATCTCGGAGGGTTTCGAGTTTCTGAAGAGCGTTCATTTCCGGCGAATGATTGTTAGGGATTCGGATCTTGAGCTTCTTGCGAGGTCACGTGGTCACGTGCTTGAGGCTTTGAAGCTTGATAAGTGTTCTGGTTTCTCCACTGATGGCCTTCTCTTTGTTACTAGGTTTTGCAG GAATTTAAGAGTCTTGTTTTTGGAGGAAAGCACAATTGTTGAGAAAGATTGTGAATGGCTGCATGAGCTTGCTTTGAACAATACTGTACTTGAGACGCTGAATTTTTACTTGACAGACATTGCTGCTGTCAAATTTCAGGACCTGGAACTTATAGCCAAAAATTGTCCTAACTTAGTCTCTGTGAAAATTACTGATTCTGAAGTCTTGGATCTTGTGAACTTCTTTTGCTATGCCTCTGCTCTAGAAGAATTTAGTGGAGGTTCCTACAACTGCGAACCGGATAAGTACAATGCTGTTGTGTTACCAGAAAAATTACACCGATTGGGTTTGACATATATCGGAGGGAATGAGTTGCCGGTGGTGTTCAGGTGTGCATCCGGGCTTACAAAATTGGATCTGCTTTATTCATTTTTGGATTCAGAGGATCATTGTATGTTAATCGAGAGGTGCCCCAATTTGGAGGTCCTTGAG TCGAGGAATGTGATTGGAGATAGAGGATTGGAAGTTCTTGCTCGCTGTTGTAAGAGGTTTAAAAGGCTTAGGATTGAACGAGACAGTGATGAAGTTGGTACTAGTGTTACCCATAAAGGATTGATTGCTTTGTCACAGGGATGTCCAGAACTAGAATATTTGGCTGTTTATGTATCTGACATGACGAATGCCTGTCTCGAACACATCGGTACTCACTCCAAAAATCTCTATGATTTTCGGCTTGTCTTGCTTGATCACCGTGAAAAAATAACTGATTTGCCACTTGACAATGGAGTAAGGGCTTTACTCATGGGTTGCGACAAGCTTATAAGATTTGCACTATATCTGCGTCCCGGGGGCTTGACCGACAAGGGTCTTGGCTATATTGGGAAATACAGCCAAAATGTTAGGTGGATGCTGCTTGGTTACCTTGGGGAGTCTGATGCAGGGCTTTTGGAATTCTCTAAGGGATGTCCTAATCTTCAGAAACTTGAAATGAGAGGTTGTTATCATTTCAGCGAGCGTGCACTAGCTGCTGCTGCGACGCAACTGGCTTCGCTTAGGTACTTGTGGGTGCAAGGATGTGGGCAATCTACTTCCAGAGGTGATCTTGTGGCTATGGCTCGCCCCTTTTGGAATATTGAGTTGATTCCTTCGAGGCGTGTGATTGCCAATGATGAATCTCGAGGCCCTGTAGCTGTTGAGCATCCGGCACACATTCTTGCATATTACTCTCTTGCCGGACAGAGATCTGATTTTCCAGATTCTGTTGTACCTCTGGATTCTACCACACGTGTATAA